In a genomic window of Mastacembelus armatus chromosome 3, fMasArm1.2, whole genome shotgun sequence:
- the LOC113138260 gene encoding cell surface A33 antigen-like, with the protein MEGSVSVWTLLLCLVLSGAGAVDVNIPQPSYEYARGANITLPCSFTTLKPYKLIIISWSVHSEQPDGEEVMIVTYYSSEATTDVDSSYEGRVAFDLDIAANLKVKKADLKLSSISLSDNRVFECRVQIPGDTQGKVADTTRLVVLVPPSPPVCKIQGTAEFGENINLTCVSAEGSPAPTYKWESRDVQNMPRVPDPKTTDKGGILSLYNISKDTSGYYICTSSNKIRSATCNITLAVMPPSMKIGSTAGIIGGVVAAVLALIIIIYCCCCRQKKNKKDDYAMGVREEEYHDKEQAKSHESHKADGQEDIHSSENSAVKSSADGRDNYEERNEKGYDRRKDYDDRRSDYDDRRSDNKDRRSDYDDRRRDHDDRRSDYDDRRRDYDDRRSDYSDRRDKYSDRHERYDDNRRYDDRYDEPYDDRDHDRPPVPANKPPRRN; encoded by the exons ATGGAGGGGAGCGTTTCTGTTTGGActctgttgttgtgtttgg TGTTGTCAGGTGCTGGTGCCGTTGATGTGAACATCCCACAGCCGTCATACGAGTATGCGAGGGGAGCCAACATCACACTGCCTTGCTCCTTTACTACCTTAAAACCCTACAAATTAATCATCATCTCATGGTCTGTTCACTCTGAGCAACCTGATGGTGAAGAG GTCATGATCGTCACCTACTATTCCTCTGAAGCAACTACCGATGTTGACTCATCATATGAAGGCCGGGTGGCCTTCGATTTAGACATCGCTGCCAACCTGAAGGTCAAAAAGGCCGACCTGAAACTCTCCTCCATCTCACTCTCAGATAACAGGGTGTTTGAGTGTCGTGTCCAGATACCAGGTGACACTCAGGGCAAAGTAGCCGACACCACACGTTTGGTGGTTCTAG ttcctCCATCCCCGCCTGTGTGTAAGATCCAGGGCACAGCAGAGTTTGGTGAGAACATCAATCTGACCTGTGTATCTGCCGAAGGCTCCCCAGCACCCACTTACAAGTGGGAAAGTCGTGATGTACAGAACATGCCTCGTGTTCCAGACCCCAAAACTACAGACA AGGGAGGTATCCTGTCTCTATATAATATATCAAAAGACACTTCAGGATACTACATCTGCACCTCAAGCAACAAGATCCGCTCTGCTACCTGCAACATTACCCTTGCAGTCATGCCTC CTTCCATGAAAATTGGCTCCACAGCAGGAATCATTGGTGGAGTTGTCGCCGCAGTGTTGGCACTTATCATTATCAtctattgctgctgctgccgccaaaagaaaaacaaaaaggatgaCTATGCCATGGG AGTTCGTGAGGAAGAGTACCATGACAAAGAGCAAGCTAAAAGTCATGAGAGTCATAAAGCTGATGGGCAGGAGGACATACACAGTTCTGAGAACTCTGCTGTGAAAAGCTCAGCTGATGGGCGTGACAACTATGAGGAGCGAAATGAGAAAGGCTATGACCGCCGCAAGGATTATGACGATCGGCGCAGTGATTATGATGACAGACGCAGCGACAACAAGGATCGCCGCAGCGACTACGACGACCGGCGCAGAGATCATGATGATCGACGCAGTGATTACGATGATCGACGAAGAGATTACGACGATCGACGCAGTGACTACTCTGACCGCCGTGACAAGTATAGTGACCGTCATGAGCGCTACGATGACAACCGACGCTATGATGACCGCTATGATGAACCTTATGATGACCGTGATCATGACAGACCACCAGTGCCTGCCAATAAACCGCCAAGGCGGAACTAG